In one Watersipora subatra chromosome 6, tzWatSuba1.1, whole genome shotgun sequence genomic region, the following are encoded:
- the LOC137398909 gene encoding uncharacterized protein: MSTRDNRKRIFQERLQCADKCVKRWGYCSHGMEISDRNRKACRFLLREKFYQDLNERLRFTIPISHQQNGYIPKHSQKRMEEFASSKIQLFETRHLKEFKAPSIFYYHNVGTSEYKDAEGKVNVVPTVAFSTKVDGEEVQGTLTMPSRYALSLKENYPGIIIYKGLVTSHNTREYYDVVVMGHEEASRFYESSAQCKKDSAIIDISDDDE; this comes from the exons atgagtaccagagacaacagaaaaaggatatttcaagaacgattacaatgtgcagataaatgtgtgaagcgatggggttactgctctcatggaatggaaataagcgaCCGGAAtcgaaaagcttgtcgatttctcttacgtgaaaagttctatcaagatctcaacgaaagattacggtttaca ATTCCCATATCTCACCAGCAAAATGGATATATCCCTAAACATAGTCAGAAAAGGATGGAAGAATttgcttcttca aaaatacaacttttcgagactcgtcatctcaaggagttcaaagcaccatctattttctactatcacaatgttggaacaagtgaatacaaagatgctgaaggcaaggtgaatgtggtaccaactgtagcattttcaaccaaagttgatggagaggaagttcaaggaactttaacgatgccttcgagatatgccctttcgttgaaggaaaattatccgggtatcattatatacaagggactagtaacatctcacaatactcgcgaatactacgatgtagtagtcatgggacatgaagaagcaagcagattttacgagagttcggcacaatgcaaaaaggattctgctatcatagatatttccgatgacgatgagtga